A DNA window from Acetobacter aceti NBRC 14818 contains the following coding sequences:
- a CDS encoding lysylphosphatidylglycerol synthase domain-containing protein, whose translation MAQDTPALQDKPKSWKRWLKHLPHLLGLLLMVAAILVVRKEVQSLSMADIRTALSGIPHSALMAGVGCTFLSYFILSFYDRLAVIQVGHREVSFLRTAFAAFCSYVLSHNLGFSAVSGAAVRFRLYRNWGLPPFAIAHIIAFCSVTYLLGAGVLIGSVLLLEPGAVPGLGGRIPAPVTAGIGVLCWLGVLAYILAGLKWRKITFRGKEIDLPSTPMAIAQTVVAAADMAATAGIAWVLLPPGTIDYTSFLAIYIASYTAGLVASVPGGLGVFDSSMLLALGPYMSKPDIIGVILVFRLFYYIIPLFLAGGMFAAHELFLRGDAALARKKGREDSDSPARPRRPSQVVRESEADFSVAVATGVVAMCGVLLMILPVINPVHHAVGSKIIMFVSRQVGGYALTLAGATLIALAVGLSQRVTLAWGATLFVLVLAAAATFLRGNAPAVSIVLGFSAFLVAPFRRCYYRHARLLSEPLSFTTILSLILLIGCALLIGTHREATDSWWQLFVPEGSHARWIVTVAGALALLVIASLARPGRVIVRSWNEKNAEWYYSLDHAIPAVPGGVVHGMVAGETGTAAIPFRRRGNFVIGLGDPAGDDADAPSVIWRLRDLALQEGLQPVFWGTGEVFLPIYDDIGLVSWPLEGMPGLYVSCPSEQIGLVRALLTGRKGGGRAVRSAS comes from the coding sequence ATGGCGCAGGATACACCGGCGCTTCAGGACAAGCCGAAAAGCTGGAAGCGCTGGCTGAAACATCTGCCGCACCTGCTTGGACTGCTTCTGATGGTCGCCGCCATTCTGGTGGTCCGCAAGGAAGTGCAGTCGCTGAGCATGGCCGACATCCGGACAGCGCTCAGCGGCATTCCGCACAGCGCGCTGATGGCGGGCGTGGGCTGCACCTTCCTGTCTTACTTCATTCTGTCATTCTATGACCGGCTGGCGGTCATTCAGGTCGGGCATAGGGAAGTCTCCTTCCTCAGAACCGCCTTCGCCGCGTTCTGCTCCTACGTCCTGTCCCACAATCTGGGCTTCTCGGCGGTCTCCGGCGCAGCAGTCCGTTTCCGGCTCTATCGCAACTGGGGTCTGCCGCCGTTTGCGATCGCGCACATCATTGCGTTCTGCTCGGTCACCTACCTGCTGGGCGCAGGCGTTCTGATCGGCAGCGTGCTGCTGCTGGAACCGGGCGCCGTGCCGGGGCTGGGTGGCCGTATCCCCGCGCCGGTGACGGCTGGGATCGGTGTGCTGTGCTGGCTGGGCGTACTCGCCTACATTCTGGCCGGGCTGAAATGGCGGAAGATCACTTTCCGGGGCAAGGAAATCGATCTGCCATCCACGCCGATGGCGATCGCCCAGACGGTTGTGGCCGCAGCCGACATGGCGGCGACCGCCGGTATCGCGTGGGTGCTGCTGCCTCCGGGAACGATCGACTACACGTCCTTTCTGGCCATCTACATCGCCTCCTACACGGCGGGTCTGGTGGCGAGTGTGCCGGGTGGTCTTGGCGTGTTCGACAGCTCCATGCTGCTGGCGCTTGGTCCGTATATGTCCAAACCGGACATCATCGGGGTCATCCTCGTCTTCCGGCTGTTCTACTATATCATCCCGTTGTTTCTGGCGGGCGGCATGTTCGCGGCGCACGAACTGTTCCTGCGTGGCGACGCCGCGCTGGCGCGCAAGAAGGGCCGGGAAGACAGTGATTCTCCGGCAAGGCCCCGTCGCCCGAGTCAGGTCGTGCGGGAGAGCGAGGCGGATTTCTCCGTGGCAGTCGCCACGGGCGTGGTCGCCATGTGCGGCGTGTTGCTGATGATCCTGCCGGTCATCAACCCGGTGCATCATGCTGTCGGTTCGAAGATCATCATGTTCGTCTCGCGGCAGGTTGGCGGTTATGCCCTGACACTGGCGGGGGCGACCCTGATCGCGCTCGCGGTCGGGCTGTCGCAACGTGTGACGCTGGCGTGGGGTGCGACACTCTTCGTGCTGGTGCTGGCCGCGGCGGCGACGTTCCTGCGTGGCAATGCGCCTGCGGTCTCGATCGTGCTTGGCTTCTCGGCATTCCTCGTCGCCCCATTCCGTCGTTGCTATTATCGTCATGCCCGACTGCTGAGCGAGCCTCTGTCCTTCACCACGATCCTCTCGCTGATCCTGCTGATTGGCTGCGCGTTGCTCATCGGCACGCACCGCGAGGCGACGGACAGCTGGTGGCAGCTATTTGTGCCGGAGGGTAGTCACGCCCGCTGGATCGTGACGGTGGCCGGGGCGCTCGCCCTGCTGGTCATTGCCAGTCTGGCGCGTCCGGGTCGCGTGATCGTACGGTCTTGGAACGAGAAAAACGCCGAATGGTATTACAGTCTGGATCACGCCATCCCGGCTGTGCCCGGTGGGGTCGTGCACGGCATGGTGGCCGGAGAGACCGGAACGGCCGCTATCCCGTTCCGTCGGCGCGGCAATTTCGTGATTGGACTGGGTGATCCGGCGGGCGATGACGCCGATGCGCCATCGGTGATCTGGCGTCTGCGCGATCTGGCGTTGCAGGAAGGGCTTCAGCCCGTTTTCTGGGGCACCGGCGAAGTCTTCCTGCCGATCTATGATGATATCGGTCTGGTCAGCTGGCCGCTTGAGGGCATGCCCGGCCTGTATGTCAGCTGTCCTTCTGAACAGATCGGGCTGGTCAGGGCGCTTCTGACCGGACGCAAGGGCGGGGGCAGGGCCGTCCGGTCGGCCAGCTGA
- a CDS encoding gluconate 2-dehydrogenase subunit 3 family protein codes for MSVQNDTPKRLPVPPGMSRRHFLMALAGTAAFWTADEFADWRQAIAAEAAQTYTPRYFTPDEWRFLEAATEQLFPEDETGPGAKALGVVDFIDRQMDTSYGHGGLWFMSGPFQSGPANLGYQLPYAPREIYRIGIAGADRYCRDHYGHAFADLDHPTQIEALTAFEKLPIQFDETLPAGIFFEQLRTNTMEGAFSDPIHGGNRHLGGWVMLGFPGARADFMDWVDQYGPAYPLGSVSISGETA; via the coding sequence ATGAGTGTTCAGAACGACACACCGAAGAGACTGCCGGTCCCACCCGGCATGAGCAGGCGGCATTTCCTCATGGCCCTCGCCGGGACAGCCGCTTTCTGGACAGCAGACGAGTTTGCTGACTGGCGGCAGGCCATCGCGGCGGAAGCGGCGCAGACCTACACGCCGCGTTATTTCACCCCTGATGAGTGGCGCTTTCTGGAAGCCGCGACCGAGCAGCTCTTTCCGGAAGACGAAACGGGACCCGGGGCGAAAGCTCTTGGCGTCGTCGATTTCATCGACCGTCAGATGGACACGTCCTACGGTCACGGCGGTCTCTGGTTCATGAGTGGACCTTTTCAGAGCGGCCCGGCCAACCTCGGTTATCAGCTTCCTTACGCACCCCGTGAGATCTATCGGATCGGGATTGCAGGAGCGGACCGGTATTGTCGCGATCATTATGGTCACGCTTTCGCGGATCTGGATCATCCCACCCAGATCGAGGCGCTGACGGCGTTCGAGAAGCTGCCGATCCAGTTCGACGAGACTCTTCCAGCGGGTATTTTCTTCGAGCAGTTGCGAACCAACACGATGGAAGGCGCGTTCTCTGACCCGATCCATGGTGGCAACCGTCATCTGGGCGGCTGGGTGATGCTCGGCTTTCCCGGCGCCCGTGCGGATTTCATGGACTGGGTGGACCAGTATG
- a CDS encoding glucan biosynthesis protein: protein MSSSVFRRDLLRAGSGVALAALTTDFLGRPAHAADAPPAPPAPTPFDNSTVTQIARRLAAKPYSAPEQSLPKPLANLTFDQFRSIEFQPDQALWHNDNLAFDVEFFPRGFLYPQLIEMHEVVDGKSAPVPYSPDMFRYGDPMLRVTDNLGFAGLRLRYAINTPGVMEECAVFLGASYFRAVAKGQNYGLSARGFADGTGDPKGEEFALFRAFWLEKPQAGVDSVVIHALLDSPSVTGAFRFTIRPGETTIFDVQSTFFPRVKIEQSGIAALTGMFYFDTNDRTHVDDWRPAAHDSEALQIWTGSDQQLYRPLRNPLDLQFSAFSDISPRGFGLMQRRRSFHDFEDLALNYEKRPSLWIEPIGDWGAGFVDLVEIPTPNEVNDNIVSFWRPKEPMQAGHEYAYTYRMYWGWDEPFPTELARIGATRVGAVTDHKEARFFAIDFTGGPVANTAPDAKFHLIPQTSAGTIKNVVVEPNPNTNGWRTTFEFYPGDAKLAEMNVVLANDQGPVSEQWVYRWTP, encoded by the coding sequence GTGTCATCCTCCGTCTTCCGCCGCGATCTGCTCCGTGCTGGCAGCGGCGTCGCCTTGGCCGCCCTGACAACAGACTTCCTCGGCAGACCGGCCCACGCCGCTGATGCCCCTCCCGCACCCCCAGCTCCCACGCCGTTTGACAACAGCACTGTTACACAGATCGCCCGTCGTCTGGCCGCCAAGCCTTACAGCGCGCCGGAGCAATCTCTTCCGAAGCCTCTTGCGAACCTGACGTTCGACCAGTTCCGTTCCATCGAGTTCCAGCCTGACCAGGCGCTCTGGCACAATGACAATCTGGCGTTCGACGTTGAATTTTTCCCGCGCGGCTTTCTCTATCCCCAGCTTATCGAGATGCATGAGGTCGTAGACGGAAAATCCGCCCCGGTTCCGTATAGCCCTGACATGTTCCGCTATGGTGACCCGATGCTGCGGGTGACCGACAATCTCGGATTTGCCGGTCTGCGTCTGCGCTACGCCATCAACACGCCCGGCGTGATGGAAGAGTGCGCCGTATTCCTCGGGGCCTCCTATTTCCGCGCCGTCGCCAAAGGCCAGAATTACGGTCTTTCGGCTCGTGGCTTCGCAGACGGCACCGGCGACCCGAAGGGTGAGGAGTTCGCGCTCTTCCGCGCCTTCTGGCTGGAGAAACCGCAGGCAGGTGTGGACTCTGTCGTCATTCACGCCCTGCTCGACAGCCCGTCCGTGACCGGTGCGTTCCGCTTCACCATTCGTCCCGGTGAGACCACCATCTTCGATGTGCAGTCCACCTTCTTCCCGCGTGTGAAGATCGAGCAGTCCGGCATCGCCGCCCTTACCGGCATGTTCTATTTCGACACCAATGATCGCACGCATGTCGATGACTGGCGTCCCGCCGCGCATGACAGCGAGGCGTTGCAGATCTGGACCGGATCGGACCAGCAGCTCTACCGGCCGCTACGCAATCCGCTGGATCTCCAGTTCTCGGCGTTCAGCGACATCTCTCCGCGCGGCTTCGGGCTGATGCAGCGCCGTCGTTCCTTCCACGATTTCGAGGACCTCGCACTCAACTACGAGAAGCGTCCGTCCCTGTGGATCGAACCGATCGGTGACTGGGGCGCGGGTTTTGTCGATCTGGTTGAAATTCCGACCCCCAACGAGGTCAATGACAACATCGTCTCCTTCTGGCGGCCCAAGGAGCCAATGCAGGCGGGGCATGAATATGCCTACACCTACCGCATGTACTGGGGCTGGGACGAGCCGTTCCCGACGGAGCTTGCGCGGATCGGCGCAACCCGTGTCGGCGCTGTGACCGACCACAAGGAAGCCCGGTTCTTCGCCATCGACTTTACCGGCGGCCCCGTTGCGAACACTGCCCCGGACGCGAAATTCCACCTCATTCCGCAAACATCTGCGGGAACGATCAAGAACGTGGTCGTCGAGCCCAATCCCAACACCAATGGCTGGCGCACCACGTTCGAATTCTATCCCGGCGATGCAAAGCTCGCTGAAATGAATGTCGTTCTCGCCAATGATCAGGGGCCTGTCTCAGAACAGTGGGTATATCGTTGGACGCCATGA
- a CDS encoding DegQ family serine endoprotease, producing the protein MPFSGPARSFLLSFGLSVSVCSTALCSLSAPAHADSAPAPMPQVTTDAHGVPGSFADLADRLLPAVVNVSTTQTMKGDSDDEDEGDEEGPQIPQFPRGSPFEKFFHDFMNRQNTPNGPPRKMQALGSGFIIDPTGYVVTNNHVIRKADRITVTLQDNTVLQAKVIGHDDRTDLALLKVTSPHPLPFVSFGDSDTARVGNWVLAIGNPFGLSGTVTAGIVSSRGRNIEQGPYDNFIQTDAPINKGNSGGPLFDMHGAVIGVNTAIYSPSGGSVGIGFSIPSNEARGIIEQLRKTGHVSRGWIGVRIQDVTQEIADGLGLKPARGALIAGVDAKGPAAKAKLETGDVIQALNGKPIEGHALPRLIADLPVDSQATLSVWRHGKMQDLAVTIGTLPEPKEATHPDHPEKAGNHPADKSADFSGFGLKVSGLTEANRKKYRLPEDQKGVVITSVTDGGAAADRGLKEGDVITEVQQVGVNSVADLRKGIETAQKEQRHSVLLLVHDMDGLRWVPFPLDGAH; encoded by the coding sequence ATGCCCTTTTCCGGTCCCGCCCGTTCCTTTCTGCTCTCCTTCGGCCTGTCTGTTTCGGTCTGCTCAACTGCCCTGTGCTCCTTGAGTGCGCCGGCTCACGCAGACTCCGCGCCCGCTCCCATGCCGCAGGTAACGACCGACGCCCACGGCGTGCCGGGCAGCTTCGCCGATCTCGCGGACCGTCTGCTTCCTGCTGTGGTCAATGTCTCGACCACGCAGACCATGAAAGGCGATTCGGACGACGAGGATGAAGGGGATGAGGAAGGCCCGCAGATTCCCCAGTTCCCCCGAGGCTCACCGTTCGAGAAGTTCTTCCATGACTTCATGAACCGCCAGAACACGCCCAACGGACCACCGCGCAAGATGCAGGCGCTCGGCTCCGGCTTCATCATCGACCCCACAGGCTATGTGGTGACCAACAACCACGTCATCCGCAAGGCCGACCGCATCACCGTCACGCTACAGGACAACACAGTCCTTCAGGCGAAAGTGATCGGCCATGACGACCGCACCGACCTCGCGCTGCTGAAGGTCACGTCGCCACATCCGCTGCCCTTCGTGTCATTTGGCGACAGTGATACCGCCCGCGTGGGCAACTGGGTTCTGGCCATCGGCAATCCCTTCGGTCTGTCCGGCACGGTGACGGCGGGCATCGTCTCCTCCCGTGGCCGCAATATCGAGCAGGGGCCTTACGACAACTTCATCCAGACCGATGCCCCCATCAACAAGGGCAATTCAGGCGGACCGCTCTTTGACATGCACGGCGCTGTCATCGGCGTGAACACCGCCATCTACTCCCCCTCCGGCGGTTCGGTGGGTATCGGTTTCTCCATTCCATCCAACGAGGCGCGCGGTATCATCGAGCAACTTCGCAAGACAGGCCATGTTTCACGCGGCTGGATCGGCGTGCGGATCCAGGATGTGACGCAGGAGATCGCCGACGGTCTCGGACTGAAACCGGCGCGCGGCGCTCTCATCGCGGGCGTGGACGCCAAGGGGCCTGCGGCGAAGGCGAAGCTTGAAACCGGCGACGTCATTCAGGCCCTGAACGGCAAGCCTATCGAGGGCCATGCCCTGCCCCGCCTGATCGCCGATTTGCCCGTCGATTCACAGGCCACTCTCTCGGTCTGGCGTCATGGAAAGATGCAGGACCTTGCCGTCACCATCGGTACCCTGCCCGAGCCGAAAGAGGCCACGCATCCGGATCACCCGGAGAAAGCTGGCAACCACCCGGCTGACAAGTCCGCCGATTTCAGCGGTTTTGGTCTGAAGGTTTCTGGCCTGACGGAAGCGAACCGAAAGAAATACCGTCTTCCCGAAGACCAGAAGGGTGTGGTGATCACCAGCGTCACGGATGGAGGCGCTGCGGCTGATCGGGGTCTCAAGGAAGGCGACGTCATCACCGAGGTCCAGCAGGTCGGGGTGAATTCGGTGGCTGATCTACGCAAGGGGATCGAGACGGCGCAGAAGGAACAGCGCCACTCCGTTCTGTTGCTGGTCCACGACATGGACGGGCTGCGCTGGGTGCCGTTCCCTCTGGACGGCGCTCACTGA
- a CDS encoding lysine--tRNA ligase, whose protein sequence is MSDQNVNPAGHSLLPNGAVPKAWPFQEAQKIADHVTGRGGDRPALFETGYGPSGLPHIGTFGEVARTSWVRQAYTALTGKSSHLLAFSDDMDALRKVPDNVPNREMLAEYIGKPLTRVPDPFGTHDSFAAHNNARLRSFLDGFGFDYEFASSTEYYASGRFDAALKRVLEVHDEICAVILPTLGEERRATYSPVLPIHPKTGNVMQVHIDKVDPAAGTVFWTDENGERFETPVTGGAAKMQWKADWAMRWYALGVDYEMSGKDLIDSVRLSGRICRILGSAPPAGLTYELFLDEHGQKISKSKGNGLSVEEWLRYAPPESLGQYMFNQPQRAKRLFFDVIPKAADEYLAHVDKASALQKSIAEGSGSETQDADRLALYANPAWFLHAGHIPDHAGSPLSFGMLLNLASVANAETPDVMWGFIKRYDANVSPETHPMLATLVERAIVFYADFVRPAKSYRLPNEQEHAALADLAEALKVYEGEEVSADVLQNLVFEVGKRHAFEPLRSWFTCLYEVLLGQSEGPRFGGFIALYGVRGTIALIEAALVRSAEA, encoded by the coding sequence ATGTCTGACCAAAACGTAAATCCTGCTGGCCATTCCCTCCTGCCGAACGGGGCTGTTCCCAAAGCCTGGCCGTTTCAGGAGGCGCAGAAAATCGCCGATCATGTCACGGGCAGAGGCGGCGATCGTCCGGCGCTGTTCGAGACGGGCTACGGTCCCTCCGGCCTGCCGCATATCGGCACGTTCGGCGAAGTGGCCCGCACAAGCTGGGTGCGTCAGGCCTATACGGCGCTGACAGGCAAGTCTTCCCACCTGCTTGCGTTTTCCGATGACATGGACGCGCTGCGCAAGGTTCCGGACAACGTGCCGAACCGCGAGATGCTGGCCGAATATATCGGCAAGCCGCTGACCCGCGTGCCCGACCCTTTCGGCACGCACGATTCCTTCGCGGCTCACAACAACGCCCGCCTGCGGTCCTTTCTCGACGGGTTCGGGTTCGATTACGAATTCGCGTCCTCAACCGAATATTATGCGTCCGGCCGCTTCGACGCCGCGCTGAAGCGCGTTCTGGAAGTGCATGACGAGATTTGCGCCGTGATCCTGCCGACGCTGGGCGAGGAACGCCGCGCCACCTATTCACCGGTTCTGCCGATCCACCCGAAGACCGGCAATGTCATGCAGGTGCATATCGACAAGGTCGATCCTGCGGCGGGCACGGTCTTCTGGACCGACGAGAACGGAGAGCGGTTCGAGACGCCCGTGACCGGCGGTGCGGCGAAGATGCAGTGGAAGGCCGACTGGGCCATGCGCTGGTATGCGCTCGGCGTCGATTATGAAATGTCAGGCAAGGATCTGATCGACAGCGTGCGCCTGTCCGGTCGCATCTGCCGTATTCTCGGATCAGCGCCGCCTGCCGGTCTGACCTACGAGCTGTTCCTTGACGAGCACGGTCAGAAGATTTCCAAGTCGAAGGGCAATGGTCTGTCCGTTGAGGAATGGCTGCGTTACGCACCGCCGGAGAGCCTCGGGCAGTACATGTTCAACCAGCCGCAGCGGGCGAAGCGTCTGTTCTTCGACGTGATCCCCAAGGCCGCTGACGAATATCTTGCGCATGTCGATAAAGCCTCGGCTCTCCAGAAAAGCATTGCGGAAGGCTCAGGGAGCGAGACGCAGGACGCTGATCGTCTGGCGCTCTACGCCAATCCGGCCTGGTTCCTGCATGCCGGTCATATTCCGGATCATGCGGGCAGTCCGCTGTCCTTCGGTATGTTGCTGAATCTCGCCAGCGTGGCGAATGCCGAGACGCCGGACGTGATGTGGGGCTTCATCAAGCGTTACGATGCGAACGTCTCTCCCGAAACCCATCCGATGCTGGCCACGCTGGTTGAGCGCGCCATCGTGTTCTACGCCGACTTTGTCCGACCGGCTAAGAGCTATCGCCTGCCGAATGAACAGGAGCACGCGGCTCTGGCCGATCTGGCGGAGGCTCTCAAGGTTTATGAGGGCGAAGAGGTATCCGCCGATGTGTTGCAGAATCTGGTGTTCGAGGTCGGCAAACGTCATGCGTTCGAGCCGCTGAGAAGCTGGTTCACCTGCCTCTACGAGGTTCTGCTGGGGCAGAGTGAAGGACCGCGCTTTGGCGGTTTCATCGCGCTTTACGGTGTTCGGGGCACCATTGCGCTGATTGAAGCGGCGCTGGTGCGGAGCGCGGAAGCCTGA
- a CDS encoding winged helix-turn-helix domain-containing protein, translated as MVTELRLTLRVDVDGHPALGHGKIRLLEHLEETGSISAAGRAMGMSYRRAWLLIDALNNQFSSPLVATKPGGGGGAHLTEAGQTVVRCYRAAEQDAAAGAKAALDELAGMVRRPQKAARS; from the coding sequence ATTGTGACTGAACTACGCCTGACGCTGAGGGTGGATGTGGATGGTCATCCCGCACTCGGACACGGCAAGATCCGCCTTCTGGAACATCTGGAAGAAACCGGCTCGATTTCGGCGGCAGGACGGGCCATGGGCATGTCCTATCGACGGGCGTGGCTGCTGATCGACGCCCTGAACAACCAGTTCTCTTCCCCGCTGGTGGCCACCAAGCCCGGCGGCGGTGGGGGCGCCCATCTCACGGAAGCAGGGCAGACCGTCGTCCGCTGCTATCGCGCAGCGGAACAGGATGCGGCAGCAGGAGCGAAAGCAGCTCTCGATGAGCTTGCCGGCATGGTCCGCCGCCCTCAAAAAGCCGCACGTTCGTGA
- the mdoH gene encoding glucans biosynthesis glucosyltransferase MdoH: MTDAPGVISAAGFHALPPEAPMPMETQDLHAAPDLHGREPVSPTEPPLVWLRRLAVIGSALALTLYGAYQTHLVLDANGFSVLGVIMEVLFILLFTWIALAFTSSVAGFWSLLTKGGLGLGIHADGPLPELKTRVALLMPTYNEDPHRVMAGLRAIYASLQETGRADAFDIFILSDTTNPDVWITEEAAFLALRRDTGDDKHIFYRRRAKNIERKAGNVGEWVRRFGGAYPLMVTLDADSVMDGRTLVQIAAAMERNPQVGLIQTLPIIAGGTTLFARMQQFAGRVYGPLIAHGIAWWHGAASNYWGHNAIIRTAAFAEQAGLPHLPGRKPFGGHILSHDFVEAALMRRGGWAIHMVPALLGSYEESPPSLTDVAIRDRRWCQGNLQHYKVIPTKGLHWLSRMHMLVGIGAYVTSPLWLVFLLVGILISLQARFVRPEYFGDTKTLYPHWPQVDPVRAKYVFIATMAILLAPKLFAYIALFFNRTTLKGCGGAIRTACSIVVETLIGGLIAPIAMLIQTGGVISILSGQDSGWNAQRRDDGGVPFSVIVKGYWRYTVFGLILGAAAWAVSISLFLWMTPVLLGLVLAIPLAALTASRDAGQALRRAGLLLVPEETQTPDVLLKAADAMQMPAPNCPEDALEALYSDPTLLAAHRAMLPPPRKPGDPIDADRLVGLLKLQEARSLTDAETALTPKEKAAALGDTSGLDRLMALPR; the protein is encoded by the coding sequence ATGACCGACGCTCCCGGCGTTATCTCCGCCGCCGGGTTCCATGCACTTCCCCCCGAAGCGCCCATGCCCATGGAGACACAGGATCTCCATGCCGCACCCGATCTGCATGGGCGTGAGCCGGTCTCCCCGACCGAGCCTCCGCTTGTCTGGCTCCGGCGACTGGCTGTCATCGGTTCGGCCCTCGCGCTGACGCTCTACGGTGCCTACCAGACCCACCTCGTGCTCGACGCCAACGGGTTCTCGGTGCTCGGCGTCATCATGGAAGTGCTGTTTATCCTGCTCTTCACATGGATTGCGCTGGCCTTCACCTCTTCTGTCGCGGGCTTCTGGTCCCTGCTGACAAAAGGCGGTCTGGGGCTCGGCATTCATGCGGATGGTCCGCTGCCGGAACTGAAGACTCGCGTCGCGCTGCTGATGCCGACCTACAATGAAGACCCGCACCGCGTCATGGCCGGTCTCCGCGCCATTTACGCCAGTCTTCAGGAAACCGGACGTGCGGATGCGTTCGACATCTTCATCCTCTCTGACACCACCAACCCGGATGTGTGGATCACAGAGGAAGCCGCCTTCCTCGCCCTGCGCCGGGATACGGGTGACGACAAACATATTTTCTATCGCCGCCGCGCCAAGAACATCGAGCGCAAGGCAGGCAATGTCGGCGAATGGGTGCGTCGCTTCGGCGGTGCTTATCCTCTGATGGTCACGCTGGACGCGGACTCCGTCATGGACGGGCGCACACTGGTGCAGATCGCCGCCGCGATGGAGCGCAACCCGCAGGTCGGCCTGATCCAGACGCTGCCGATCATCGCAGGTGGCACGACCCTCTTCGCCCGGATGCAGCAGTTCGCCGGGCGCGTCTATGGCCCGCTGATCGCCCACGGCATCGCATGGTGGCACGGTGCGGCCAGCAACTACTGGGGCCACAACGCCATCATCCGGACGGCAGCTTTCGCCGAACAGGCTGGACTGCCGCACCTGCCGGGACGCAAGCCGTTCGGTGGGCACATTCTCAGCCACGACTTCGTGGAAGCCGCTCTCATGCGGCGCGGTGGCTGGGCCATTCACATGGTCCCCGCCCTGCTCGGTTCTTACGAGGAAAGCCCACCGTCGCTAACAGACGTGGCGATCCGTGACCGCCGCTGGTGTCAGGGCAATCTCCAGCATTACAAGGTCATCCCGACCAAAGGGCTGCACTGGCTGAGCCGGATGCACATGCTGGTCGGCATCGGCGCTTACGTCACCTCACCATTGTGGCTGGTCTTCCTGCTCGTCGGCATCCTGATCTCGCTTCAGGCGCGCTTTGTGCGTCCAGAATATTTCGGCGACACCAAGACGCTTTATCCACACTGGCCGCAGGTCGATCCGGTCCGCGCGAAATATGTATTCATCGCGACGATGGCCATTCTTCTTGCGCCGAAACTGTTCGCCTACATCGCCCTGTTCTTCAACAGGACCACGCTGAAAGGCTGTGGCGGCGCAATCCGGACAGCGTGCTCCATTGTGGTGGAGACCCTGATTGGCGGTCTGATCGCCCCGATCGCCATGCTGATCCAGACAGGCGGCGTGATCTCCATTCTCAGCGGGCAGGATTCCGGCTGGAACGCGCAGCGGCGTGACGATGGCGGCGTGCCGTTCAGCGTCATCGTCAAGGGCTACTGGCGTTATACCGTATTCGGTCTGATCCTTGGTGCTGCGGCATGGGCTGTCTCCATCTCCCTGTTCCTGTGGATGACGCCCGTTCTGCTCGGTCTGGTTCTGGCCATTCCGCTTGCAGCACTCACCGCCAGCCGTGACGCCGGACAGGCTTTGCGTCGGGCGGGACTGCTTCTGGTTCCGGAAGAAACGCAGACGCCGGATGTGCTGCTGAAAGCTGCGGACGCCATGCAGATGCCGGCTCCGAACTGTCCGGAAGACGCTCTGGAAGCGCTGTATTCTGATCCGACATTGCTGGCGGCTCATCGCGCCATGCTGCCCCCGCCGCGCAAACCGGGTGATCCGATCGACGCCGACCGGCTTGTCGGACTGCTGAAACTTCAGGAAGCACGGTCGCTGACCGATGCGGAAACGGCGCTGACCCCCAAGGAAAAGGCCGCGGCTCTGGGCGATACGAGTGGGCTGGACCGACTGATGGCTCTGCCCCGCTAA